A genome region from Megalobrama amblycephala isolate DHTTF-2021 linkage group LG18, ASM1881202v1, whole genome shotgun sequence includes the following:
- the LOC125252420 gene encoding uncharacterized protein KIAA2026-like isoform X2 yields the protein MKLHSDTSESESHAAQDMNLNHRLTLTSCALKPGCLEGSALQFNGSSDQSGLENLTSYCDDPNRVTVTSEDDSRSADDGDGLAPEIQQAYRIFQSFLSEKHKSITAPFWHPIGPGSQTPDAEVCFRKMHDKFVNREYESITAFVADFRLMLENCYRFHGVDHWISKQAQKLEIILEQKLTLLSRTLREKTTLAVTSRGRFGTEDEKAPVGTSSRRRLVPRNLATITVGGSESIMVQALRLEELQRAKDEKRQRELERKEAEEASVKELEEWERSLLALAEPWPVRTMWELPAIGHFLCLAQAALNLPEIVFYELERCLLMPRCSSFLAKVMTSLLCHPQKRANVHRRPPLPYRKWEAELRRRVQGWYRAVGRAEDQTARAELLGLCHQFFWTLGEASPLEETPFHLLPFNQRVWLLKGLCDHVYETQKDVQDAVLGQPIHECRESILGYDGQENAYIHFPHFCGADLRIYCQSPCVEMEFPLPLFHVQRSEEELEGSEVKVETYGMKEEDESSSRTDLNTWSLKEDLLADREDPDQKCSSSVLSWCREDSLDSGSMRGKFTEEGRLKEEEEDESDSEPCFRVGESCYKGVSPALNTHRSPKKDVNHMTSEDQSPCADCCGASQESPRLWTEPILPGITRLRRDNAQKKKKKERKLGMKKTRTSKLSLKKRTAKSSLQRAATAMKRKDKRKRRRLGNRFDGKMSVRRPAGSALLPAGPSFQLICSSLDDLRVLISKTEDQLDQLDDGGKKRSGRRPHKRAAVKELHITLIRLLKELLPWEPKLVKAFQRNRARLKKECDDFKKHPEYDNFIREQMDTTDTGEVVCKDGSLSAETARELEDGEVKMDRTSEATENVNQLGNHESRCLVDRPEIVMHSSESGPFTRSSKRRQSGAISDELSPCKRGKIDQESSLTSEFKEVVSREQATVIPRASALPEPLSSFQGSCKPIQALLAKSVGNKVTLISHPKAAVMAQILRDHNKTSVTLPPVRLSTTCPQTEPVSTETPTTTSTTESTEQVVYKTAGGVGLLRKGSTCVKFSAQPVSDQKSGGNIMQQVVILPSNLLIQSAENKAAKTSASLPKTTTYLSNASGFTIPENKVPVQQVAPLKDTSTARTPSAVVTPNLRSACGGSAPKKTTVVVNKSASSTKPDAKQELRTVCIRDSQSILVTTRGGNTGVVKVQTSESGTGALPASPVFTISPQLQAFLVSKSSTSTTQGVSATLAAKSLPRVTDVVPVSSSTFVAGTDASSTLNQISNDGTSAKTTIPGKSALLATSKDSESVLITAKDIQGFQQKHPQKRPLPGSRTPEQSAFQKVFLVSPSPNIPSPTTKVTTTTSATCTLPGSRVMFISNSALTIPKEASASEVNISSTSTPAMKVVPKLGTTLSCTSSGNIQSIGVPGLMSRILGTNKNMPSATEASVIVSRVPATSTSSGLQIGQKSCLVASRSPSGNTGSSLKVPGTPDGKTLTFSTLGTGHMASSALLSVVKPEVPSSISMLKALHCKPELTTGSSTISSSYSGGLITKNTTLPVNVTTNKTPIITSFCTSRSLIKTTSSGVSSPLALSYASTPPVVMTSGLRPPTSTAKSVQEKIVINTTAPLAPGTQLLINNTRFVVPSQGLGPGSHVLLINSCPGGLRGPNSSTPHTVPSVVQGMRLVTPVRLPSPSDRVHQQLGTRTPLNVSGSTTLSAFRPGVSSDIVRLPIFQTSDVSVTPSHGMAGCPKETSAPQGGLLSTTSPMILQGRPSLNQVVPAVPPMKTAIARHTPMVTVPPMSSTISRMQKLPVAMVPPIGGPTNASPATPIASVPPSMNTVIMTPCPPIRAVQPGTIGKPAILPQPLQGQNTIPSPSKLLLSPDGAILNIVQASSIQVLAKPMAAQVVSSSSSSVTVPTLNTNDPLRKPDTLERPNH from the exons ATGAAGCTTCATTCGGACACGAGCGAGAGCGAGTCACACGCCGCCCAGGACATGAACCTGAACCACCGCTTGACCTTGACCTCCTGCGCGCTGAAGCCCGGGTGTCTGGAGGGGTCGGCGCTACAGTTCAACGGTTCGTCTGACCAATCGGGGCTTGAGAATCTCACGTCATACTGTGATGATCCGAACAGGGTCACGGTGACCTCAGAGGACGACAGCAGGTCGGCGGACGACGGAGACGGTCTCGCACCCGAGATCCAGCAGGCCTACAGAATATTTCAAAGCTTTCTTTCAGAGAAGCATAAGTCCATAACGGCCCCGTTCTGGCATCCCATCGGCCCCGGATCGCAGACCCCTGATGCTGAGGTGTGCTTCAGAAAGATGCATGATAAATTTGTAAATCGCGAGTATGAATCTATCACTGCATTTGTCGCCGATTTCAGACTGATGTTAGAGAACTGTTATCGCTTTCACGGAGTCGATCACTGGATCTCCAAACAGGCCCAGAAACTGGAGATTATTCTGGAACAAAAGTTGACTCTGTTGTCCAG GACGCTGAGGGAGAAAACCACCCTAGCTGTGACCTCCAGAGGTCGTTTCGGCACGGAGGATGAGAAAGCGCCGGTCGGCACGTCGTCCAGGCGGCGATTGGTGCCACGAAACCTGGCGACCATTACAGTGGGCGGCAGCGAGTCCATCATGGTGCAGGCGCTGAGACTGGAGGAGCTGCAGCGAGCCAAAGACGAGAAGAG GCAGCGGGAGCTGGAGCGTAAAGAGGCAGAAGAGGCATCAGTGAAGGAGCTGGAGGAGTGGGAGCGCTCCTTGCTTGCTCTGGCGGAACCGTGGCCGGTCCGGACCATGTGGGAGCTTCCCGCCATCGGCCACTTCCTGTGTCTGGCGCAGGCGGCGCTGAACCTCCCCGAGATCGTCTTCTACGAGCTGGAGCGCTGCTTGCTGATGCCGCGCTGTAGTTCTTTCCTGGCCAAGGTCATGACGTCTCTCCTCTGCCACCCGCAAAAGAGAGCGAACGTCCACCGCCGCCCGCCGCTGCCCTACAGGAAGTGGGAGGCGGAGCTGCGGCGGAGGGTTCAGGGCTGGTACCGGGCCGTCGGGAGGGCGGAAGACCAGACGGCGCGTGCCGAGCTCCTGGGACTTTGCCATCAGTTCTTCTGGACGCTCGGAGAGGCGAGTCCGCTGGAGGAGACGCCCTTCCACCTGCTGCCGTTCAACCAGCGCGTGTGGCTCCTCAAGGGACTGTGCGATCACGTGTACGAGACGCAGAAGGACGTGCAGGACGCGGTCCTCGGGCAGCCCATCCACGAGTGCCGCGAGTCCATCCTGGGCTACGACGGACAGGAGAACGCATACATACACTTTCCGCACTTCTGCGGCGCCGACTTGAGGATCTACTGCCAGAGTCCGTGCGTCGAGATGGAGTTTCCTCTTCCGCTGTTCCACGTCCAGAGATCTGAGGAGGAACTGGAGGGGTCAGAGGTCAAGGTGGAAACAT ATGGCATGAAGGAGGAGGACGAGAGCTCCAGCAGGACGGATCTGAACACATGGAGCCTGAAGGAAGATTTGCTCGCCGACCGGGAGGATCCGGATCAGAAGTGTTCCTCCAGCGTCCTCTCGTGGTGCAGAGAAGATTCTCTGGACTCTGGAAGCATGCGAGGGAAGTTCACAGAGGAAGGGCGGTtaaaagaagaggaagaggatgaaTCGGACAGCGAGCCGTGCTTCCGAGTGGGAGAGAGCTGCTATAAGGGCGTTTCACCTGCTCTGAACACTCACAGAAGTCCTAAAAAAGATGTGAATCACATGACCAGTGAGGACCAAAGTCCCTGTGCGGACTGCTGTGGAGCGTCGCAGGAGTCGCCACGTCTCTGGACTGAACCCATCCTGCCGGGAATCACCCGCCTGCGCCGAGACAACgcccagaagaagaagaagaaagagcgAAAGCTTGGGATGAAGAAAACCAGGACGAGCAAACTGAGCTTGAAGAAACGAACGGCCAAAAGCAGCCTGCAGAGAGCCGCCACAGCCATGAAGAGGAAAGACAAGAGGAAACGACGCAGGCTGG GAAACAGGTTTGATGGGAAGATGTCGGTGAGGAGACCAGCAGGATCTGCTCTGCTTCCGGCAGGACCCTCATTTCAG TTGATCTGCTCCAGTCTGGATGATCTCAGAGTCCTGATCAGTAAAACAGAAGATCAACTAGATCAACTGGACGACGGCGGCAAAAAGAGATCT GGACGACGGCCACACAAAAGAGCCGCTGTGAAAGAGTTACACATCACACTAATAAGGCTGCTAAAGGAGCTGTTACCATGGGAACCCAAACTAGTCAAGGCCTTCCAGAGGAACAG AGCACGCTTGAAAAAGGAGTGTGACGATTTCAAAAAACACCCTGAATATGACAACTTTATCAGGGAGCAGATGGATACAACGGATACTGGGGAAGTTGTGTGCAAAGATGGGTCGTTGTCCGCAGAGACGGCAAGGGAACTGGAAGATGGTGAAGTCAAAATGGACAGAACTTCTGAGGCAACAG AGAATGTAAATCAGCTAGGAAATCATGAGTCAAGATGCCTAGTTGACAGACCTGAGATTGTCATGCATTCGTCAGAGTCTGGACCCTTCACACGCAGTTCAAAACGCCGCCAAAGCGGTGCAATCAGTGATGAACTGAGTCCATGCAAAAGAGGAAAAATAGACCAAGAGAGCTCTTTGACCTCTGAATTTAAGGAAGTTGTATCCAGGGAACAAGCAACAGTGATCCCACGAGCATCAGCGTTGCCTGAGCCTTTGAGTAGCTTTCAGGGTTCTTGCAAACCCATCCAGGCACTTCTGGCCAAGAGTGTTGGAAACAAAGTGACCTTAATAAGTCATCCTAAGGCTGCAGTGATGGCTCAGATTCTGCGGGATCATAATAAGACTTCTGTAACTCTGCCGCCTGTCCGATTATCAACTACCTGTCCACAAACTGAACCTGTCTCTACAGAAACACCAACTACAACATCCACAACCGAAAGCACTGAACAGGTGGTGTACAAGACGGCAGGCGGCGTGGGGCTTCTCAGGAAAGGAAGCACTTGTGTAAAGTTTTCAGCGCAGCCAGTATCAGATCAGAAATCAGGGGGGAATATAATGCAACAAGTTGTTATACTGCCTTCAAATCTACTGATTCAAAGTGCTGAGAATAAGGCAGCCAAGACCTCTGCATCTCTCCCTAAGACCACAACGTACTTGTCCAATGCTTCAGGCTTCACCATACCGGAAAACAAGGTTCCTGTCCAGCAGGTGGCACCATTGAAAGACACCAGCACTGCCAGAACACCATCTGCTGTAGTTACACCCAATTTAAGGAGCGCTTGTGGAGGTTCTGCACCTAAAAAGACTACTGTGGTCGTGAACAAATCAGCCAGTTCGACCAAACCTGATGCTAAACAGGAGCTCAGGACAGTGTGCATTAGAGACTCGCAGTCCATCCTTGTCACTACGAGAGGAGGAAACACAGGGGTGGTCAAGGTGCAGACGTCAGAGAGTGGAACGGGGGCTTTGCCAGCCAGTCCGGTTTTTACCATCTCACCGCAACTGCAAGCCTTTCTGGTATCAAAGTCTTCCACGTCCACTACACAAGGTGTTTCGGCCACCCTCGCTGCTAAATCTTTACCTAGAGTCACGGATGTCGTTCCGGTCAGCTCATCTACTTTTGTGGCAGGAACTGACGCATCTTCAACCCTGAATCAAATTAGCAATGATGGCACTTCAGCCAAAACAACAATCCCTGGCAAATCCGCACTCCTGGCCACAAGCAAAGACAGTGAAAGCGTCCTTATAACTGCAAAAGACATCCAAGGCTTTCAGCAGAAACACCCACAAAAGAGGCCTCTACCAGGAAGCAGAACTCCAGAGCAATCTGCTTTCCAAAAGGTTTTCCTTGTCTCGCCTTCACCAAATATCCCTTCGCCAACAACAAAGGTCACCACTACTACTTCAGCAACCTGTACTTTACCAGGATCACGGGTCATGTTCATAAGCAACTCAGCACTTACCATTCCAAAAGAGGCGTCTGCTTCAGAGGTCAACATTTCTTCTACTAGTACACCAGCGATGAAGGTCGTTCCCAAGTTGGGGACAACTTTATCCTGCACTTCTTCTGGTAACATCCAGAGCATCGGTGTCCCAGGGTTAATGTCAAGAATACTCGGTACAAACAAGAATATGCCATCAGCAACCGAAGCCTCTGTGATTGTCTCCAGAGTACCTGCGACGTCAACTTCAAGTGGGCTGCAGATTGGCCAAAAAAGCTGTTTGGTTGCAAGCAGAAGTCCGTCAGGGAATACAGGAAGCTCTCTGAAAGTTCCTGGGACTCCTGATGGCAAAACGCTCACATTTTCAACGCTAGGCACCGGCCACATGGCTTCTTCCGCACTTTTGTCAGTTGTAAAACCGGAAGTACCTTCATCGATTTCAATGTTAAAAGCTCTTCACTGTAAACCAGAGTTAACGACAGGCAGCTCGACTATATCTTCCTCTTATTCAGGAGGCCTAATAACCAAAAACACTACGTTACCAGTTAATGTGACCACTAACAAGACACCAATAATCACATCCTTTTGCACTTCACGGTCACTGATTAAAACAACCTCTTCTGGAGTCTCCAGTCCTCTTGCATTGAGCTACGCTTCAACTCCTCCAGTGGTCATGACCTCTGGGCTTCGTCCTCCGACCTCTACCGCCAAGAGTGTCCAGGAAAAAATTGTGATCAACACCACTGCCCCACTTGCACCTGGAACTCAGCTCCTGATCAACAACACCAGATTTGTTGTACCTTCTCAAGGCCTTGGACCTGGCAGCCATGTTCTGCTCATCAACTCTTGTCCTGGAGGATTGCGAGGTCCAAACAGTTCAACTCCTCACACCGTTCCTTCAGTTGTGCAAGGTATGAGATTGGTAACACCAGTCAGGCTACCCTCACCTTCTGATCGAGTCCATCAACAACTAGGCACAAGAActccactgaatgtgtctggTTCCACTACTCTCTCAGCTTTTCGTCCTGGTGTATCATCAGATATTGTGAGACTTCCGATCTTTCAAACCTCCGACGTCTCAGTTACACCATCACACGGTATGGCCGGCTGTCCCAAAGAAACCTCTGCTCCTCAAGGGGGTTTACTAAGCACAACTTCTCCGATGATCTTGCAAGGAAGACCATCCCTAAACCAAGTGGTCCCGGCCGTGCCCCCAATGAAAACTGCAATCGCACGGCATACACCAATGGTAACCGTTCCACCCATGAGCAGCACGATATCACGGATGCAGAAACTTCCAGTTGCAATGGTTCCACCAATCGGTGGTCCAACCAACGCAAGTCCAGCCACTCCTATTGCAAGTGTACCTCCGTCTATGAACACAGTTATAATGACCCCTTGTCCACCCATCAGAGCTGTGCAACCTGGGACAATCGGAAAGCCTGCTATTTTACCCCAACCACTACAAGGACAAAACACGATTCCCAGCCCTAGTAAACTGCTGTTGAGCCCAGATGGggctattttaaatatagttCAAGCCTCAAGCATACAAGTGTTGGCAAAGCCAATGGCCGCCCAAGTGGTTAGTTCCTCCTCAAGTAGTGTTACTGTACCTActttaaacacaaatgatccACTGAGAAAACCAGATACCCTGGAGAGACCTAATCACTGA